In Prunus dulcis chromosome 2, ALMONDv2, whole genome shotgun sequence, a single genomic region encodes these proteins:
- the LOC117620036 gene encoding uncharacterized protein LOC117620036 isoform X2: MAKGDDAVRKKQNKTNRKKLRKNDQSSSAVSARVASIIAAKKRRHSGKRRKCQGMCFSLPTLDDPFNDRNGAKTFERKTTKKEMLPRNHEKVFFNETSRETLRNSEKGDNPGQEKETVTSLKDKLKKSLTSINSTAQKSQIDPGRKKTQLNGNGGVYGHHGQVSENLDCPSKYLIQCLNSIENSLRCDGTYNNEEDKPLFVSTWGVEFWKCYSARKDILETSGTSSTIEQIAWMVSSAADSISRKDEEDLSVTSPFLLFLVPSQVKATQVRSVCRPLKVLGIHTVSIHPGASLDHQIEGLKSSEPEFMIATPERLSELLSLKAVDLSGVSLLAIQVLDQAYGGRLRPQASKVLYIVGKDHKHHKLVNALKFKGYSISPDSVFSEVGNSVESKGRARPAVSMIDIDQIGTTELGEYEVVIIPDMTLSIESYVQILTRMARYTVNGILHSLFTREDAELAGPLTKILEQCGQAVPDALRKMSFS, from the exons ATGGCGAAAGGTGACGATGCAGTGAGGAAGAAGCAGAACAAGACCAATAGAAAGAAACTCCGCAAGAATGACCAATCTTCCTCTGCAGTTTCTGCTCGTGTTGCCTCCATTATCGCCGCCAAGAAGCGCCGCCATTCTGGTAAACGCCGCAAATGTCAG GGTATGTGCTTTAGCCTTCCTACCCTTGATGATCCCTTCAACGACAGGAATGGTGCAAAgacttttgaaagaaaaacaaccaAGAAAGAGATGCTTCCACGTAATCATGAGAAGGTGTTTTTTAATGAAACAAGTAGAGAAACTCTAAGAAATAGTGAAAAGGGAGATAATCCAGGGCAGGAAAAGGAGACAGTAACAAGTTTGAAGGATAAGCTAAAGAAATCACTGACATCAATTAATAGCACGGCCCAGAAAAGCCAAATTGACCCAGGAAGGAAAAAGACTCAGCTGAATGGGAATGGTGGCGTCTATGGGCATCATGGACAGGTCTCTGAAAACTTAGACTGTCCATCTAAGTATCTGATTCAGTGCTTGAATTCAATAGAAAATTCATTGCGTTGTGATGGTACCTACAATAATGAGGAGGACAAGCCTTTATTTGTTAGTACTTGGGGAGTTGAGTTTTGGAAATGTTATTCAGCTCGAAAGGATATATTAGAGACAAGTGGAACTTCTTCTACAATAGAGCAAATTGCATGGATGGTTTCCAGCGCTGCTGATTCAATTTCTAGAAAGGATGAAGAAGATCTATCAGTAACCAGCCCATTTCTTTTGTTCCTTGTTCCATCCCAGGTGAAAGCCACCCAG GTACGCTCAGTATGCAGACCTTTGAAGGTTCTTGGAATACATACAGTGAGTATACACCCTGGTGCTTCCTTAGATCATCAGATTGAAGG TCTGAAGAGTTCTGAACCTGAGTTTATGATTGCAACACCTGAGAGACTTTCAGAGCTTCTTTCCTTGAAGGCCGTAGATCTATCTGGTGTTTCCTTGTTG GCCATCCAAGTTCTTGATCAGGCTTACGGTGGTCGACTCCGTCCTCAGGCTTCAAAGGTGCTATATATAGTAGGGAAAGATCACAAGCATCATAAACTAGTTAATGCGCTAAAGTTCAAGGGCTATTCCATCTCACCTGACTCAGTTTTCTCAGAAGTTGGGAACAG TGTGGAATCCAAGGGCAGGGCAAGGCCTGCAGTCTCCATGATTGACATAGACCAAATTGGTACAACCGAATTGGGTGAATATGAAGTTGTAATTATACCCGATATGACTCTTTCAATTGAGAGTTACGTTCAAATCCTCACGAGAATGGCTCGCTACACTGTGAATGGCATATTGCATAGCTTGTTTACCAGAGAAGACGCAGAGCTTGCTGGACCGCTGACGAAGATCCTTGAACAATGTGGGCAGGCAGTGCCTGACGCCCTAAGAAAAATGTCTTTTTCATAA
- the LOC117620036 gene encoding ATP-dependent RNA helicase DBP3 isoform X1: protein MAKGDDAVRKKQNKTNRKKLRKNDQSSSAVSARVASIIAAKKRRHSGKRRKCQGMCFSLPTLDDPFNDRNGAKTFERKTTKKEMLPRNHEKVFFNETSRETLRNSEKGDNPGQEKETVTSLKDKLKKSLTSINSTAQKSQIDPGRKKTQLNGNGGVYGHHGQVSENLDCPSKYLIQCLNSIENSLRCDGTYNNEEDKPLFVSTWGVEFWKCYSARKDILETSGTSSTIEQIAWMVSSAADSISRKDEEDLSVTSPFLLFLVPSQVKATQVRSVCRPLKVLGIHTVSIHPGASLDHQIEGLKSSEPEFMIATPERLSELLSLKAVDLSGVSLLVVDGLESFYKQGCFDKINSIRQSMSGKTHTVVFSDCYRHACVRGLQNLLMGSVHRLSLNNSVTGQSACIVQSVNICLMKEKLPKAIQVLDQAYGGRLRPQASKVLYIVGKDHKHHKLVNALKFKGYSISPDSVFSEVGNSVESKGRARPAVSMIDIDQIGTTELGEYEVVIIPDMTLSIESYVQILTRMARYTVNGILHSLFTREDAELAGPLTKILEQCGQAVPDALRKMSFS from the exons ATGGCGAAAGGTGACGATGCAGTGAGGAAGAAGCAGAACAAGACCAATAGAAAGAAACTCCGCAAGAATGACCAATCTTCCTCTGCAGTTTCTGCTCGTGTTGCCTCCATTATCGCCGCCAAGAAGCGCCGCCATTCTGGTAAACGCCGCAAATGTCAG GGTATGTGCTTTAGCCTTCCTACCCTTGATGATCCCTTCAACGACAGGAATGGTGCAAAgacttttgaaagaaaaacaaccaAGAAAGAGATGCTTCCACGTAATCATGAGAAGGTGTTTTTTAATGAAACAAGTAGAGAAACTCTAAGAAATAGTGAAAAGGGAGATAATCCAGGGCAGGAAAAGGAGACAGTAACAAGTTTGAAGGATAAGCTAAAGAAATCACTGACATCAATTAATAGCACGGCCCAGAAAAGCCAAATTGACCCAGGAAGGAAAAAGACTCAGCTGAATGGGAATGGTGGCGTCTATGGGCATCATGGACAGGTCTCTGAAAACTTAGACTGTCCATCTAAGTATCTGATTCAGTGCTTGAATTCAATAGAAAATTCATTGCGTTGTGATGGTACCTACAATAATGAGGAGGACAAGCCTTTATTTGTTAGTACTTGGGGAGTTGAGTTTTGGAAATGTTATTCAGCTCGAAAGGATATATTAGAGACAAGTGGAACTTCTTCTACAATAGAGCAAATTGCATGGATGGTTTCCAGCGCTGCTGATTCAATTTCTAGAAAGGATGAAGAAGATCTATCAGTAACCAGCCCATTTCTTTTGTTCCTTGTTCCATCCCAGGTGAAAGCCACCCAG GTACGCTCAGTATGCAGACCTTTGAAGGTTCTTGGAATACATACAGTGAGTATACACCCTGGTGCTTCCTTAGATCATCAGATTGAAGG TCTGAAGAGTTCTGAACCTGAGTTTATGATTGCAACACCTGAGAGACTTTCAGAGCTTCTTTCCTTGAAGGCCGTAGATCTATCTGGTGTTTCCTTGTTG GTTGTTGATGGACTGGAATCTTTCTATAAACAAGGTTGCTTTGATAAAATAAACTCCATTCGCCAATCTATGAGTGGAAAAACCCATACAGTTGTTTTCAGCGATTGCTATAGACATGCCTGTGTTCGAGGGTTACAAAATCTTCTGATGGGATCAGTCCATAGATTATCTCTAAATAATTCTGTCACCGGTCAAAGTGCATGCATCGTTCAGTCTGTAAACATTTGTCTGATGAAAGAAAAACTACCAAAG GCCATCCAAGTTCTTGATCAGGCTTACGGTGGTCGACTCCGTCCTCAGGCTTCAAAGGTGCTATATATAGTAGGGAAAGATCACAAGCATCATAAACTAGTTAATGCGCTAAAGTTCAAGGGCTATTCCATCTCACCTGACTCAGTTTTCTCAGAAGTTGGGAACAG TGTGGAATCCAAGGGCAGGGCAAGGCCTGCAGTCTCCATGATTGACATAGACCAAATTGGTACAACCGAATTGGGTGAATATGAAGTTGTAATTATACCCGATATGACTCTTTCAATTGAGAGTTACGTTCAAATCCTCACGAGAATGGCTCGCTACACTGTGAATGGCATATTGCATAGCTTGTTTACCAGAGAAGACGCAGAGCTTGCTGGACCGCTGACGAAGATCCTTGAACAATGTGGGCAGGCAGTGCCTGACGCCCTAAGAAAAATGTCTTTTTCATAA
- the LOC117618094 gene encoding uncharacterized protein LOC117618094, with product MSNLAKLEFVALDISGKNYLSWINDAEVHLEAMNLRETIKEGNEASLVDRAKAMIFLKRHIHEGLKCEYLTVKDPLALWGNLKERYDHQRTVILPKARHDWMHLRLQDFKSMADYNSALFRISSKLRLCGENITDADLLEKTFTIFHASNNHQSRPTRFALLHEVNAALAPSHEAYATSSHGDRRRGRGRGRARFADCHYNETFFPPLRGEKIVPEEHRELGWNISIMSHLDPRTTQSENEVQKIVHLQQIANQMPKAFTDIGKVTKSHIPEANTPARIDIPIRLTNVAANESSTARLK from the exons atGTCGAACTTGGCAAAGCTCGAATTTGTTGCACTTGACATCTCTGGAAAGAACTACCTTTCATGGATCAATGATGCTGAGGTTCATCTTGAGGCTATGAACCTAAGGGAAACCATTAAGGAAGGCAATGAGGCATCCTTGGTGGATCGAGCGAAAGCCATGATTTTTCTCAAACGCCACATCCATGAAGGATTGAAGTGTGAATACCTTACGGTCAAGGATCCGTTGGCCCTTTGGGGAAATCTCAAGGAAAGATATGACCATCAAAGGACGGTTATTCTTCCTAAGGCTCGCCATGATTGGATGCACTTGCGTCTACAAGATTTCAAATCAATGGCTGACTATAATTCTGCTCTATTCAGAATTAGCTCCAAGTTACGACTTTGTGGAGAGAATATAACTGATGCAGACCTATTGGAGAAAACTTTCACCATATTTCATGCCTCCAAT AACCATCAGTCCCGTCCAACTAGATTTGCACTACTCCATGAAGTGAATGCTGCCTTGGCACCATCTCATGAGGCATATGCTACCTCATCACATGGCGACCGTCGTCGAGGACGTGGTCGTGGTAGGG CACGCTTTGCGGACTGTCACTATAATGAGACATTTTTCCCGCCGTTAAGGGGAGAAAAGATCGTTCCTGAAGAACATCGTGAATTAGGTTGGAACATATCCATTATGTCTCATCTTGACCCTCGTACAActcaaagtgaaaatgaaGTACAAAAGATTGTCCACCTTCAGCAAATTGCTAATCAAATGCCAAAGGCATTCACTGACATAGGAAAAGTGACAAAATCACATATACCTGAAGCAAATACACCAGCAAGGATTGATATCCCAATCAGATTAACCAATGTTGCAGCAAATGAATCATCTACTGCACGGCTGAAGTGA
- the LOC117620312 gene encoding OVARIAN TUMOR DOMAIN-containing deubiquitinating enzyme 5-like has protein sequence MEDAQEVSETMSDKLSENAQETRDEMLSRHRKEISKLQDKETEMKKAAAKGSKAEQKAKKKQVEEEISRLSAKLKEKHAEELASLGYSTSNGTEKAKLDNLVKAIAGVSVLSQPDQAKPSKSSKRRDKRAQQDAAREQRIQEEQSNLVSDRMIENEKLAKKLEPLGLTINEIKPDGHCLYRAIQDQLAHLSGGSSPYTYQELREMVAAYMRKHASDFLPFFLSENPVDGDSEDSLAERFENYCKEVESTAAWGGQLELGALTHCLKKHIMIYSGSFPDVEMGKEYKSDSSSTGSSDSSIMLSYHKHAFGLGEHYNSVV, from the exons ATGGAGGATGCCCAAGAAGTATCTGAAACAATGTCAGACAAATTATCTGAAAATGCACAGGAAACTCGCGACGAAATGCTTTCAAGGCACAG GAAAGAGATATCAAAACTTCAGGACAAGGAAACTGAAATGAAGAAGGCAGCTGCCAAAGGGAGCAAGGCTGAACAAAAAGCTAAGAAAAAGCAGGTGGAGGAAGAGATTTCTCGGCTCTCTGCTAAGCTTAAAGAAAAACATGCTGAAGAACTTGCTTCATTAGGCTATAGCACTAGTAATGGAACTGAGAAAGCCAAACTTGACAATTTAGTCAAAGCCATAGCTGGTGTTTCTGTCCTCAGTCAACCTGACCAAGCAAAGCCCAGCAAGAGTTCAAAGAGGCGGGACAAAAGGGCTCAGCAAGATGCAGCTAGGGAGCAAAGAATTCAAGAAGAGCAGAGCAACCTAGTCAGTGATCGAATGATTGAGAATGAGAAACTAGCGAAAAAGCTTGAACCGCTTGGTTTGACCATTAATGAAATAAAGCCCGATGGTCATTGCCTCTACCGAGCTATCCAGGATCAGCTGGCCCATCTTTCCGGAGGTTCATCACCTTACACGTACCAAGAGCTTCGAGAAATGGTGGCTGCTTATATGAGGAAGCATGCATCTGATTTTCTCCCATTTTTCTTGTCAGAGAATCCAGTAGATGGAGATTCTGAGGATTCACTTGCAGAGAGGTTTGAGAACTACTGTAAAGAAGTGGAGTCAACAGCAGCATGGGGAGGACAGCTAGAGCTTGGTGCTTTAACTCACTGCCTCAAAAAGCATATCATGATATACTCAGGATCCTTCCCTGATGTGGAGATGGGCAAGGAGTACAAATCTGATAGCAGCAGTACTGGTTCTTCTGATTCGAGTATTATGTTGTCGTACCATAAGCATGCATTTGGGCTTGGTGAGCACTATAATTCTGTGGTCTGA
- the LOC117619560 gene encoding GABA transporter 1-like, which yields MGTVAPNLMEVSATATASVHKENGVVANPPKELDAGALFVLKSQGSWLHCGYHLTTSIAAPALLSLPFALTLLGWVGGLICLALAGLVTFYSYNLLSLVLEHQEKLGHRQLRFRDMARDILGPGWGKYFVGPLQFWICYGAVIACTLLGGQSLKFIYLLSNPDGKMKLYQFITMFGGVTLFLAQMPSFHSLRHINLVSLILCLAFSACVTAGSIYIGHSNKAPVRDYTVKGSAKDRSFGIFNAISIIATTYASGIIPEIQATLAPPVKGKMFKGLCVCYSVIVTTYFSVAISGYWAFGNQAMGTVLSNFMGDEKPLLPTWFLLMTNVFTLSQVSAVTVVYLQPTNEVFEKKFADPKMPQFSIRNVVPRLILRSLSVVVATIFAAMLPFFGDIMALFGAFGCIPLDFILPMIFYNVTFKPSKQSLIFWVNTLIAGVSFLLVGVGAVASVRQIVLDAKTYRLFANM from the exons atgggaacGGTGGCTCCAAACTTGATGGAAGTATCTGCAACTGCAACTGCAAGTGTTCACAAGGAAAACGGTGTGGTTGCCAACCCTCCAAAAGAGCTTGATGCCGGAGCCTTGTTCGTCCTCAAATCTCAAG GGTCGTGGTTGCATTGTGGGTATCACTTGACGACATCCATAGCGGCTCCCGCGCTTCTAAGTCTTCCATTTGCGCTCACCTTGCTAGGCTGGGTTGGAGGACTCATTTGCCTTGCCTTGGCTGGTTTGGTCACTTTCTATTCCTACAATCTTTTATCTCTGGTTCTGGAGCACCAAGAAAAGCTTGGACATCGTCAGCTTCGCTTTCGAGACATGGCCAGAGACATTTTAG GTCCTGGATGGGGCAAATATTTTGTTGGTCCTTtgcaattttggatatgttatggTGCTGTTATTGCTTGCACTCTACTTGGAGGGCAGAGCCTAAAG TTTATTTACCTGCTTTCCAACCCAGATGGGAAAATGAAGCTCTACCAATTTATAACTATGTTTGGAGGCGTGACACTATTTTTGGCTCAAATGCCATCCTTCCACTCCCTAAGGCACATAAACCTTGTATCTCTTATCCTTTGCCTTGCATTCAGCGCTTGCGTCACGGCTGGTTCTATATACATTG gaCATTCTAATAAGGCTCCTGTAAGGGACTATACCGTGAAAGGAAGTGCAAAAGACCGCAGTTTTGGTATCTTCAATGCCATTTCAATCATCGCTACTACATATGCAAGTGGAATAATTCCTGAAATACAG GCAACTTTAGCTCCTCCGGTAAAAGGCAAGATGTTCAAAGGCCTATGTGTTTGCTATAGTGTGATAGTGACAACATATTTCAGTGTGGCAATCTCTGGGTACTGGGCGTTTGGAAATCAAGCAATGGGAACAgttctttctaattttatgGGTGATGAGAAGCCTTTACTGCCTACCTGGTTTTTGCTCATGACCAATGTCTTCACTCTTTCGCAAGTTTCTGCTGTCACAGTG GTTTACTTGCAGCCAACAAATGAAGTGTTTGAGAAAAAATTTGCAGACCCAAAGATGCCTCAATTTTCCATCCGTAATGTTGTGCCGAGATTGATTCTCCGGTCACTTTCCGTCGTGGTAGCTACAATATTTGCTGCAATGTTGCCTTTCTTTGGAGATATCATGGCCTTGTTTGGGGCATTTGGATGCATTCCTCTAGACTTCATTTTGCCAATGATTTTCTACAACGTAACTTTCAAACCCTCCAAACAGAGCcttattttttgggtgaacACATTGATAGCAGGAGTTTCCTTCTTGTTGGTCGGGGTAGGGGCAGTGGCATCTGTTCGACAAATAGTTCTTGATGCCAAAACATATCGCTTATTTGCTAACATGTAA